The following coding sequences lie in one Arachis ipaensis cultivar K30076 chromosome B03, Araip1.1, whole genome shotgun sequence genomic window:
- the LOC107629316 gene encoding 11-oxo-beta-amyrin 30-oxidase isoform X1 — protein sequence MEEGLFVTAVGLLVVAVGGWKLLNWLFLRPKKLETLLREQGFHGNPYTLFSNNNNNSSVSMKPMTLSDDKDIAPRVYSQADHAIIKFGKNSFYWEGQTLKVNITNPEHIKQVFTNNRYFKKEKPKLGRLAKLLGSGLPNYEDQQWHTHRKIINPAFHMEKLKVLTSTMVQCCHDVIHKWEEMLSSEGKCDIDVEPFIQNLACDVISRTAFGSSYQEGKRIFELLTKQARLIMRLKHIHIPGWWLLPTSVNRSMIKVDREMQASLEAIIRKREKAMKDGEEVNKSDLLGILLESNSKEIKEHGMSNREIVEECNTFYLAGQETTAVLIVWTMVMLSRYPEWQSRAREEVFQVFGNRKPDSDGLNRLKTVSMILNEVLRLYPPTLFFSRTLHKDIKMENLSLPAGVKVTLPILMIHHDRELWGDDAREFKPERFSEGIAKATKGRVSYFPFGWGPRMCIGQNFSLMEAKIFFTLLLQRFTFELSPAYTHAPVNFLNLKPMRGAQIVLHKL from the exons ATGGAGGAGGGGCTGTTTGTCACGGCGGTTGGACTACTGGTGGTGGCGGTGGGCGGATGGAAGCTGCTGAACTGGCTCTTCCTGAGGCCTAAGAAGCTTGAGACCCTTCTCAGGGAGCAAGGCTTCCATGGCAACCCCTACACCCTCTtctccaacaacaacaacaactcttcTGTTAGCATGAAGCCAATGACTCTCTCTGATGACAAGGACATAGCTCCACGTGTTTATTCTCAAGCCGATCATGCTATCATCAAATTTG GCAAGAATTCATTTTATTGGGAAGGTCAGACACTGAAGGTCAACATCACAAACCCTGAGCATATTAAACAAGTTTTTACCAATAACCGTTACTTCAAGAAAGAGAAGCCTAAGCTAGGCCGTCTGGCCAAGTTATTGGGCTCTGGACTTCCAAATTATGAGGACCAACAATGGCACACACATCGAAAGATCATCAACCCTGCTTTCCATATGGAGAAATTGAAa GTTCTAACATCAACAATGGTCCAATGCTGCCATGATGTGATTCATAAATGGGAGGAGATGCTGTCTTCAGAGGGTAAATGCGACATTGATGTGGAGCCTTTCATCCAGAATTTGGCTTGCGATGTTATTTCCAGAACAGCCTTTGGAAGCAGTTACCAAGAAGGAAAAAGAATATTTGAACTCCTTACTAAGCAAGCTAGACTTATAATGAGACTAAAACATATTCACATTCCAGGATGGTG GTTGCTTCCTACTAGTGTTAATAGGAGTATGATTAAAGTTGATAGAGAGATGCAAGCATCACTTGAAGCTATCATCAGGAaaagagagaaagcaatgaaGGATGGTGAGGAGGTTAACAAGAGTGACTTATTAGGGATACTTTTGGAATCAAACagcaaagaaataaaagaacatggaaTGAGTAATCGAGAGATAGTGGAAGAATGCAACACATTTTACTTAGCAGGACAAGAAACCACGGCTGTTTTGATAGTATGGACAATGGTGATGCTAAGTAGGTATCCAGAATGGCAATCACGTGCGAGGGAAGAAGTCTTCCAAGTCTTTGGCAACCGAAAGCCAGACAGTGATGGCCTGAATCGCCTTAAAACC gtatcAATGATCTTAAATGAGGTGTTAAGGCTATACCCACCAACCCTGTTTTTCAGTCGAACACTCCACAAAGATATAAAGATGGAAAACCTATCACTACCTGCCGGAGTTAAAGTTACATTACCAATACTTATGATCCACCATGATCGTGAGCTATGGGGTGATGATGCAAGAGAGTTCAAACCAGAAAGATTTTCAGAAGGAATTGCTAAAGCGACTAAAGGTCGGGTCTCATATTTTCCATTTGGATGGGGGCCTAGAATGTGCATCGGCCAAAATTTCTCCTTAATGGAAGCAAAGATATTCTTCACATTGCTTTTACAACGCTTCACATTTGAGCTCTCCCCTGCATATACACATGCTCCGGTCAATTTCCTTAATCTTAAACCAATGCGTGGAGCTCAAATCGTCTTACATAAATTGTAG
- the LOC107629316 gene encoding 11-oxo-beta-amyrin 30-oxidase isoform X2, translating to MEEGLFVTAVGLLVVAVGGWKLLNWLFLRPKKLETLLREQGFHGNPYTLFSNNNNNSSVSMKPMTLSDDKDIAPRVYSQADHAIIKFGKNSFYWEGQTLKVNITNPEHIKQVFTNNRYFKKEKPKLGRLAKLLGSGLPNYEDQQWHTHRKIINPAFHMEKLKVLTSTMVQCCHDVIHKWEEMLSSEGKCDIDVEPFIQNLACDVISRTAFGSSYQEGKRIFELLTKQARLIMRLKHIHIPGWWLLPTSVNRSMIKVDREMQASLEAIIRKREKAMKDGEEVNKSDLLGILLESNSKEIKEHGMSNREIVEECNTFYLAGQETTAVLIVWTMVMLSRYPEWQSRAREEVFQVFGNRKPDSDGLNRLKTSNTPQRYKDGKPITTCRS from the exons ATGGAGGAGGGGCTGTTTGTCACGGCGGTTGGACTACTGGTGGTGGCGGTGGGCGGATGGAAGCTGCTGAACTGGCTCTTCCTGAGGCCTAAGAAGCTTGAGACCCTTCTCAGGGAGCAAGGCTTCCATGGCAACCCCTACACCCTCTtctccaacaacaacaacaactcttcTGTTAGCATGAAGCCAATGACTCTCTCTGATGACAAGGACATAGCTCCACGTGTTTATTCTCAAGCCGATCATGCTATCATCAAATTTG GCAAGAATTCATTTTATTGGGAAGGTCAGACACTGAAGGTCAACATCACAAACCCTGAGCATATTAAACAAGTTTTTACCAATAACCGTTACTTCAAGAAAGAGAAGCCTAAGCTAGGCCGTCTGGCCAAGTTATTGGGCTCTGGACTTCCAAATTATGAGGACCAACAATGGCACACACATCGAAAGATCATCAACCCTGCTTTCCATATGGAGAAATTGAAa GTTCTAACATCAACAATGGTCCAATGCTGCCATGATGTGATTCATAAATGGGAGGAGATGCTGTCTTCAGAGGGTAAATGCGACATTGATGTGGAGCCTTTCATCCAGAATTTGGCTTGCGATGTTATTTCCAGAACAGCCTTTGGAAGCAGTTACCAAGAAGGAAAAAGAATATTTGAACTCCTTACTAAGCAAGCTAGACTTATAATGAGACTAAAACATATTCACATTCCAGGATGGTG GTTGCTTCCTACTAGTGTTAATAGGAGTATGATTAAAGTTGATAGAGAGATGCAAGCATCACTTGAAGCTATCATCAGGAaaagagagaaagcaatgaaGGATGGTGAGGAGGTTAACAAGAGTGACTTATTAGGGATACTTTTGGAATCAAACagcaaagaaataaaagaacatggaaTGAGTAATCGAGAGATAGTGGAAGAATGCAACACATTTTACTTAGCAGGACAAGAAACCACGGCTGTTTTGATAGTATGGACAATGGTGATGCTAAGTAGGTATCCAGAATGGCAATCACGTGCGAGGGAAGAAGTCTTCCAAGTCTTTGGCAACCGAAAGCCAGACAGTGATGGCCTGAATCGCCTTAAAACC TCGAACACTCCACAAAGATATAAAGATGGAAAACCTATCACTACCTGCCGGAGTTAA